The following are encoded together in the Drosophila biarmipes strain raj3 chromosome 3L, RU_DBia_V1.1, whole genome shotgun sequence genome:
- the LOC108028151 gene encoding protein sneaky produces MFAFLTLPCRPLYCLLYGPKSQDNARIWCLRLLISFVIGLALGYLLWKLVALNFSLGRLFDQGSIDLSVFAIFVLLTGTAFMLSRPVRSVIMLIFVALVGRSGRTYLRAVAFAFIISGPINNLVENAGEVARVFVCTTVLTYNLSKTRFDLMAKPFTNTLKHMRGDVEEIRQTFSELHGVLGDLKYAVEHSDIEDEKYGDKKAKPQYQRWARESRTFNMSGSGVEGAGKDLPTPAEVQERFQRNMRNRCKHQLRSGHRVCVEVFRKGYRKCTTNFPSLIGKAVCWPYRVDIICELDLFGNPDKICDPSDVVPRNFGETYVELLKAERELFDNSSQIEVSYEIKDEELARSKLKSAERTAESFTKDFERRRHIFNRVMALLQKILCLFMLRMVFVSINYYLKYLGDVEFDNFYITDYFKHVDQRRKDQRNDAILPLRTYEKSLYIDLDHIFSRTQEESTTVFFSLLQFLLELVTSGLFILVDHMVVEMMQIIRNRSLITYHQEGQHEVRFNISGVGQMARLLRTTMHNFNIHERVSTSLSNEECLPNPHVLPNRFYYELLLLYLVIVVLIYQSTTFLRMRRVICSYFYYKREKQRILFLYNRILRNRLRSLEHLVRDAEDNLATYRIQQQVNVFLWLRFSCPIAFGWLRYFKCAKRTCLICCGFEDSTFTICHICGLPYCDDCAEDLNSVCLQCGSVLTRITEESDGSVEVYTYRKKK; encoded by the exons ATGTTTGCCTTCTTGACGCTGCCATGTCGGCCCCTGTATTGCCTGTTGTATGGCCCAAAGAGCCAGGACAATGCCCGGATATGGTGTCTTCGCCTCCTGATTAGCTTCGTAATCGGCCTGGCGTTGGGCTACCTCCTCTGGAAGCTGGTGGCCCTGAACTTCAGCCTCGGACGCCTTTTCGACCAGGGATCCATTGACCTTTCCGTCTTCGCGATCTTCGTCCTGCTGACTGGAACGGCCTTCATGCTTAGCCGCCCCGTTCGATCTGTGATCATGCTGATCTTCGTGGCCCTGGTGGGCAGATCTGGAAGGACATATTTACGAGCCGTGGCCTTCGCCTTCATCATATCCGGTCCCATCAACAATCTAGTGGAAAACGCTGGCGAGGTGGCGAGAGTGTTTGTCTGCACCACTGTGCTGACCTACAATCTATCCAAGACCCGATTCGATTTGATGGCCAAACCGTTTACGAATACTCTGAAGCACATGCGAGGGGACGTGGAGGAGATTCGGCAGACCTTTTCAGAATTGCACGGAGTCCTGGGAGATCTTAAGTACGCCGTAGAACATTCGGATATCGAAGACGAGAAGTACGGCGACAAGAAGGCTAAGCCCCAGTACCAGAGATGGGCGAGGGAATCAAGGACGTTCAATATGAGCGGTTCTGGAGTTGAGGGAGCCGGCAAGGACTTACCAACTCCAGCCGAAGTCCAGGAGCGTTTTCAGCGGAACATGAGAAACCGCTGCAAGCACCAGCTGAGAAGTGGTCATCGGGTGTGTGTGGAGGTCTTCCGGAAGGGCTACCGCAAGTGTACCACCAATTTCCCCTCCCTGATAGGAAAGGCCGTCTGTTGGCCCTACCGAGTGGACATCATCTGCGAACTGGACCTCTTTGGCAATCCGGATAAGATATGTGACCCCTCCGACGTAGTCCCCCGGAATTTCGGAGAGACCTACGTGGAGCTACTGAAGGCTGAGCGGGAACTCTTTGACAACAGTTCGCAGATAGAGGTAAGCTACGAGATAAAGGACGAGGAACTGGCAAGGAGCAAACTGAAGTCCGCCGAACGGACCGCAGAGAGCTTCACGAAGGACTTTGAGCGCCGAAGACACATATTCAACAGAGTTATGGCCCTGCTGCAGAAGATCCTGTGTCTCTTTATGCTGCGCATGGTCTTCGTTTCCATCAACTACTATCTCAAGTATCTCGGCGACGTGGAGTTCGATAACTTCTACATCACCGATTACTTTAAGCACGTGGATCAGCGGCGCAAGGACCAGCGCAATGATGCCATCTTGCCACTGCGCACCTACGAGAAGTCCTTGTATATTGACCTGGACCACATCTTCAGTCGTACCCAGGAAGAGTCCACCACCGTCTTCTTCAGCTTGCTGCAGTTCCTGCTGGAGCTAGTGACATCGGGACTCTTTATACTAGTTGATCACATGGTCGTCGAAATGATGCAAATCATCCGCAACCGATCGTTGATCACTTATCACCAAGAAGGCCAGCACGAAGTGCGATTCAAT ATCAGTGGCGTGGGTCAAATGGCGAGACTGTTGAGGACCACCATGCATAACTTCAACATCCACGAGAGGGTCTCCACCTCACTCAGCAACGAGGAGTGCCTACCAAATCCCCACGTCCTGCCCAACAGATTCTACTATGAGCTTTTACTGCTCTATCTGGTAATCGTGGTGCTAATCTACCAAAGCACCACCTTCTTGAGAATGCGACGGGTCATCTGCAGCTACTTTTACTACAAGCGTGAGAAGCAGCGCATCCTGTTCCTGTACAACCGCATCCTGCGGAATAGGCTTAGATCACTCGAGCACCTGGTTCGCGATGCCGAGGATAACCTGGCCACATATCGCATCCAGCAGCAGGTGAATGTCTTCCTGTGGCTACGGTTCTCTTGTCCTATTGCCTTCGGCTGGCTCCGATACTTCAAGTGCGCCAAACGGACCTGCCTCATCTGCTGTGGCTTCGAGGACTCCACCTTCACCATCTGCCACATCTGCGGACTGCCCTACTGCGACGACTGTGCCGAGGACCTCAACAGCGTGTGCCTGCAGTGCGGCTCGGTCCTCACGAGGATCACGGAAGAATCCGACGGCAGCGTGGAGGTGTACACCTACAGGAAGAAGAAATAA